Proteins encoded by one window of Flagellimonas lutaonensis:
- a CDS encoding DegT/DnrJ/EryC1/StrS family aminotransferase, with protein MITKTRIWLSSPHMGGTEERYVKEAFDTNWIAPLGPNVTFFEKSLEEYVGGDVHVAALSAGTAAIHLALQILGVSHGDEVICQSMTFSASANPITYLGATPVFIDSERKTWNLSPELVERAILNGISKGKKPRAIVAVHLYGMPYQIAEIAEISQKYAIPVIEDSAEALGSTYHEKKCGQFGDIGILSFNGNKIITTSGGGALLSKDPEIKEKAVFLATQARDNAPHYQHSAVGYNYRMSNVLAGIGRGQMEVIDDRVMARRANYNFYKERLAGFDQISFLDEPAGFFSNRWLTCILTDAYETREQLRLALAKEDIESRPLWKPMHLQPVFENSPSFTDGTAEDLFNRGLCLPSGSNLLEEDLERTISVIKKVLDQ; from the coding sequence TTGATCACGAAAACCCGAATATGGCTATCTTCTCCCCATATGGGAGGTACCGAAGAGCGTTATGTTAAAGAAGCATTCGATACAAATTGGATAGCACCCCTTGGACCCAACGTCACCTTTTTCGAAAAATCATTGGAAGAATATGTGGGCGGTGATGTGCACGTGGCGGCCCTGAGCGCAGGTACCGCGGCCATTCATCTGGCCCTTCAAATTTTAGGTGTTTCACATGGTGATGAGGTAATCTGTCAGAGCATGACTTTTTCAGCCTCCGCCAATCCCATTACCTATTTGGGCGCGACACCGGTTTTTATTGACAGTGAGCGGAAGACCTGGAACCTTTCGCCTGAACTTGTGGAACGTGCCATATTGAATGGAATTTCAAAAGGAAAAAAACCCAGGGCCATTGTAGCCGTTCACTTGTACGGGATGCCTTATCAAATAGCTGAGATAGCCGAGATTTCACAAAAGTACGCCATTCCCGTAATTGAAGATAGCGCGGAAGCACTGGGCAGTACTTACCACGAAAAAAAATGTGGGCAGTTTGGGGATATCGGTATTCTCTCTTTCAATGGCAACAAGATCATCACCACTTCAGGAGGTGGTGCCCTGCTTTCAAAAGACCCCGAGATTAAAGAAAAAGCTGTTTTTTTAGCTACCCAAGCACGGGATAATGCACCCCATTACCAGCACTCGGCAGTTGGCTACAACTATCGTATGAGCAATGTGTTGGCAGGAATAGGTAGGGGCCAAATGGAGGTCATCGATGACCGGGTAATGGCGAGAAGGGCCAATTATAATTTTTACAAGGAAAGATTGGCTGGTTTTGATCAGATTTCTTTTTTGGATGAGCCTGCTGGATTTTTCAGTAATCGATGGTTGACCTGTATATTGACCGATGCTTATGAAACGAGGGAACAACTGCGTTTGGCATTGGCCAAAGAAGACATTGAATCGAGGCCGTTGTGGAAGCCCATGCACTTACAGCCGGTTTTTGAAAATTCACCATCCTTTACAGATGGCACAGCTGAAGATTTATTCAACAGGGGGCTATGTTTGCCAAGTGGATCAAACCTTTTGGAAGAAGATTTGGAAAGAACAATTTCCGTAATAAAGAAAGTACTTGACCAATGA
- a CDS encoding polysaccharide biosynthesis protein, producing the protein MIKNYILRHADRYAPGWLVLIIDVLIIGVSFVLSYIIRFNMTFNFDVEKLLVQLPAVMVISTLAFLVAKSYKGFVRHTGIKDVYNIFNAICLASILTIFLVIFNRQFEVVDDFTIPLSIIIIHSLISFIALTAARYLFKTLFESMTKKIKATKNVLIYGAGESGIITYNALESHTATNVKVIGYIDDDKKKVGKTINGVRVYGREILNEYFLASNNISEIIVAIHIIDNHRLRLLVESLVDFSVDVKIVPPVQDWINGEFKVSQIKNVQIEDLLNRAPINIKRSKVVEELKDKCIMVTGGAGSIGSEIVRQIATYEYKSLIIIDQAESPLYDLQQELKQNGFHNFISIVADIRDKNRMNLFFEEYKPDIIFHAAAYKHVPLMEYNAYEAIKINVGGTKIIADLALAHNVGKFVFISTDKAVNPTNVMGATKRIAEMYISCMQQEGMTKFITTRFGNVLGSNGSVIPLFKKQIEKGGPLTVTHKDITRYFMTIPEASQLVLEAGAMGKGGEIFIFDMGESVKIFDLAKNMIKLSGLRYPEDIDIEITGLRPGEKLYEELLANGENTMPTYHKKIMISKVRELNYGWVRSKIDELCVSNIFFNENTIKIMKEIVPEYISNNSNLCKFDKRPTNDSLEKTKEAKILQP; encoded by the coding sequence ATGATTAAAAACTACATACTTCGACATGCGGATAGATATGCCCCAGGATGGCTGGTTTTGATAATCGATGTGCTTATCATTGGTGTGTCTTTTGTGCTCTCGTACATCATAAGGTTCAATATGACCTTTAATTTTGATGTTGAGAAACTGCTGGTGCAGCTACCCGCAGTAATGGTCATTTCTACCCTAGCGTTTTTGGTGGCCAAATCTTATAAAGGTTTTGTAAGGCACACAGGGATCAAAGACGTATACAACATATTCAATGCTATTTGTCTTGCCAGTATATTAACAATATTCTTGGTTATTTTCAATAGGCAATTTGAAGTGGTGGATGATTTTACGATACCTCTTTCCATTATTATTATCCACAGCTTGATAAGCTTTATTGCATTGACTGCTGCCCGATATCTTTTTAAGACGCTGTTTGAAAGCATGACTAAAAAAATCAAAGCGACCAAAAATGTTTTGATCTATGGGGCCGGGGAGTCGGGAATCATAACGTACAACGCCTTGGAAAGCCATACGGCCACCAACGTAAAGGTAATAGGTTACATAGATGACGATAAAAAGAAGGTCGGAAAGACCATAAATGGGGTTAGGGTCTATGGAAGAGAAATTTTGAACGAATATTTTCTTGCAAGCAACAACATAAGCGAGATTATCGTTGCCATCCATATTATAGACAATCACAGGCTCCGTTTGTTGGTAGAGAGCTTGGTCGACTTTTCCGTAGATGTCAAAATTGTTCCCCCGGTACAGGATTGGATCAATGGAGAGTTCAAGGTTTCCCAGATAAAAAATGTTCAGATAGAAGACTTGTTGAACCGGGCACCCATTAACATCAAAAGATCTAAGGTCGTTGAAGAGCTAAAGGACAAATGCATTATGGTGACCGGTGGAGCAGGATCTATCGGCAGTGAAATAGTTCGGCAAATTGCCACCTATGAATACAAGTCATTGATCATCATAGACCAGGCAGAATCTCCATTGTACGATCTTCAGCAGGAGCTCAAGCAAAACGGGTTCCACAATTTTATTTCGATTGTAGCGGATATCAGGGATAAAAACCGAATGAACCTATTCTTTGAGGAATACAAACCAGACATAATTTTTCATGCTGCCGCTTACAAACATGTACCTCTGATGGAGTATAACGCATATGAAGCCATAAAAATAAATGTCGGGGGAACCAAAATAATTGCTGACCTGGCATTGGCCCATAATGTAGGGAAATTCGTTTTTATTTCGACCGATAAGGCGGTGAACCCTACCAATGTCATGGGCGCCACCAAGCGAATCGCAGAGATGTACATCAGCTGCATGCAACAAGAAGGCATGACAAAATTCATTACAACACGTTTTGGCAATGTGCTTGGCTCCAACGGTTCGGTAATCCCGCTTTTCAAAAAACAAATAGAGAAAGGCGGTCCCTTGACGGTCACGCACAAGGATATAACCCGATATTTCATGACCATCCCTGAGGCCTCACAATTGGTCCTTGAGGCCGGTGCCATGGGAAAAGGTGGAGAAATCTTCATTTTTGATATGGGGGAATCGGTGAAAATATTCGATTTGGCCAAAAACATGATCAAACTTTCAGGTCTTCGTTATCCAGAAGACATCGATATTGAAATTACGGGATTACGACCAGGCGAGAAACTGTACGAAGAGCTTTTGGCCAACGGGGAGAATACCATGCCGACCTACCATAAAAAGATTATGATCAGTAAGGTTCGGGAACTAAATTATGGTTGGGTAAGGTCAAAGATCGATGAACTTTGTGTATCGAACATCTTTTTCAATGAGAACACGATAAAAATTATGAAGGAAATAGTGCCAGAGTACATTTCCAATAACTCCAATCTTTGTAAGTTTGACAAACGGCCAACCAATGATTCGTTGGAAAAAACAAAAGAAGCCAAAATATTGCAGCCTTGA
- a CDS encoding polysaccharide biosynthesis/export family protein, protein MKTNLLLSRLSILLIILVLSSCASKKEVVYFQNAGDFETIVDRNSFTPKFKVDDVVSIHISTLNEEASAPFNLYRGPRTGTSLAPQSVDYIIDQQGEIDFPVIGKIKIAGLSPEEVRVLLREKLSEYLKDPIINIRLQNFTVTVLGEVNRPGTYPVNGERITILEALGLAGDLTIKGQRENVLVIRDFDGTKVYHRIDLRTKEALDSPVYYLTQNDVVYVEPNESAVTSSQLDNRASIWVSIASVLITSTVLIITRN, encoded by the coding sequence ATGAAAACAAATTTATTGCTTTCAAGATTGTCAATACTATTGATAATCTTGGTATTGAGCTCATGTGCCTCAAAAAAGGAGGTCGTTTATTTTCAAAATGCGGGTGATTTTGAAACGATTGTAGACAGAAACAGTTTTACCCCAAAATTTAAGGTTGATGATGTGGTCAGTATACATATTTCCACCCTGAATGAGGAAGCCAGTGCACCCTTTAACCTATATCGTGGACCCAGGACTGGAACTTCCTTAGCTCCGCAAAGTGTTGATTATATCATAGACCAACAGGGCGAAATAGATTTTCCGGTAATCGGCAAAATAAAAATCGCGGGATTGTCACCCGAAGAGGTGCGGGTGTTGTTACGGGAGAAATTGTCAGAATACTTGAAAGACCCCATCATAAATATTCGTCTACAAAATTTTACGGTTACTGTTTTGGGCGAGGTCAATAGGCCGGGCACATATCCAGTAAATGGGGAGCGGATAACCATTTTGGAAGCCTTGGGGCTGGCTGGCGACCTTACCATAAAGGGTCAGCGCGAAAATGTACTCGTCATACGTGACTTCGACGGAACAAAAGTTTATCACAGGATTGATCTGCGAACCAAGGAAGCCCTTGACTCACCAGTTTATTACCTAACCCAAAACGATGTCGTGTATGTTGAACCCAATGAGTCAGCTGTTACTTCCTCCCAATTAGACAATAGGGCGAGCATATGGGTCTCTATTGCATCTGTATTGATAACCTCTACAGTTTTGATCATAACCAGAAATTAA
- a CDS encoding GumC family protein, producing MGDDIDLKELIRTYTKHWKWFAVSVVFAITAAYLYIKYTTPLYVAEAKIKILEDESSSGGIDLFKELNIFSGSKNKVEDEIEIINSRSNMIEVVKKLGLNTQVFALGDIRDTELYSPPPIQINFIMADSLLSKADFTFYITPTSKTAFRYGEGNDTPPKGYSFGQNVKTPYGDIVVTPNLDTFERYIGQDFMVQLSPVGDMAQYYVDQINIGAADEFSNIVYISLQDPIKKKAKDIIDELIKTYNANAIKDKKEIADRTAEFINERIADISSSLTSVDQTAEDFKTQKGVTDIASEANVNLNIGAATRQELARAQTELQMAESMRDIVAKQEGFEVLPSNIGLSDPTIANATEQYNQLVQQRKRLLESSNEKNPVIQNLDKQLSSLKQTMEASLSGTVNNLGLQVNTLSGQQAIIQSKIYSAPRNERALRDITRQQQTTESLYLYLLQKREEAQIAVASTSPKCKVIDAAHNPTEFPVSPKRAFVYMASFILGLLIPFSVIYVNNLIDNKVHNMNGLEKMVNGVPILGEIPKLSKKEQKLIAKDDRSVLAEALRIIRTNLDYLIKTRQSKGEGKNNVVFITSSVSGEGKTFISSNLAMILASTNKKVLLIGADIRNPKIYSFFRGGQIDKLSGPKRGKDAGLTEYILDENLGIRDITNTMLVYENDIDVIYSGRIPPNPAELLLSPRIKSLLSEASEKYDYVLVDTAPLMVVTDTLLISEYADHLIYVTRADVTEENAVEYPIKLQEEGKIKGLCFVVNDVKISELGYGGKYGYGYGRTTKKWWKFG from the coding sequence ATGGGGGATGATATTGATTTAAAGGAGCTAATCCGAACCTATACAAAACATTGGAAATGGTTTGCCGTTTCGGTGGTTTTCGCCATAACGGCTGCATATCTTTATATTAAGTACACCACCCCTCTTTATGTTGCGGAGGCCAAAATAAAGATTTTGGAAGACGAAAGTTCCAGTGGCGGGATCGATTTGTTCAAAGAGCTCAATATTTTTTCAGGATCGAAGAATAAAGTCGAAGATGAAATAGAGATCATCAATTCGCGATCCAACATGATTGAGGTTGTAAAAAAGCTGGGGTTGAACACTCAGGTCTTTGCTTTAGGAGATATCAGGGATACCGAATTGTATTCTCCCCCCCCTATTCAGATAAACTTCATAATGGCTGATTCACTTTTGAGTAAAGCCGATTTCACATTCTATATCACACCTACCTCAAAAACGGCATTTCGCTATGGCGAGGGAAACGACACACCTCCCAAAGGCTATTCTTTTGGGCAGAATGTGAAGACTCCCTATGGTGACATAGTTGTAACCCCTAACCTTGATACCTTTGAAAGGTACATAGGTCAAGATTTTATGGTGCAATTGTCTCCAGTAGGCGATATGGCACAATATTATGTGGACCAAATAAATATAGGGGCAGCTGATGAGTTTTCCAATATTGTGTATATATCGCTACAAGATCCTATAAAGAAGAAGGCTAAAGATATTATTGATGAACTCATAAAGACATATAATGCCAATGCCATAAAAGACAAGAAAGAAATAGCCGATAGAACGGCAGAATTCATTAATGAACGGATTGCCGATATATCTTCAAGCCTCACTTCGGTCGATCAAACGGCCGAAGATTTCAAGACCCAAAAGGGGGTTACGGATATTGCATCCGAGGCAAATGTCAACCTAAATATAGGCGCGGCAACACGTCAAGAATTGGCAAGGGCGCAGACCGAACTGCAAATGGCCGAATCAATGCGGGACATTGTTGCTAAGCAAGAAGGATTCGAGGTATTGCCCAGCAATATCGGACTTTCAGATCCCACTATAGCCAACGCCACCGAACAATACAACCAATTGGTGCAACAAAGAAAACGTTTGTTGGAAAGTTCTAATGAGAAGAACCCGGTCATTCAGAATCTTGACAAACAATTGAGTAGCTTAAAGCAGACCATGGAGGCCAGTTTAAGTGGTACCGTCAATAATTTGGGACTTCAGGTGAACACCCTAAGCGGCCAACAGGCCATTATCCAGTCAAAGATTTATTCGGCACCTAGAAACGAGCGGGCTCTTCGCGATATTACCAGACAACAACAAACCACAGAGTCACTTTATCTCTATTTGTTGCAGAAACGTGAGGAAGCGCAAATAGCAGTGGCATCGACTTCACCCAAGTGCAAGGTCATTGATGCGGCCCATAATCCGACTGAATTCCCCGTTTCACCTAAAAGGGCTTTCGTTTATATGGCATCTTTTATTTTGGGTCTTTTAATTCCCTTTTCAGTGATTTATGTTAACAACCTCATAGACAATAAGGTACACAATATGAATGGTCTAGAAAAAATGGTCAATGGCGTACCAATTTTAGGTGAAATACCCAAGTTAAGTAAAAAAGAGCAAAAATTAATTGCCAAAGATGACCGTTCCGTTTTGGCGGAAGCATTGCGAATCATTAGGACAAACCTGGATTATTTGATCAAGACCAGACAATCAAAAGGGGAGGGGAAAAACAACGTTGTGTTCATTACCTCAAGCGTTTCGGGTGAAGGAAAAACATTTATTTCATCAAACTTGGCCATGATATTGGCCAGTACCAACAAAAAGGTTCTGCTGATCGGGGCAGATATCAGAAATCCGAAGATTTACTCTTTTTTCAGGGGAGGACAAATAGATAAATTATCCGGACCCAAAAGGGGCAAGGATGCGGGGTTGACGGAGTACATATTGGATGAAAATTTAGGAATACGCGATATTACCAATACCATGTTGGTCTATGAAAATGACATCGATGTCATTTATTCAGGAAGAATACCCCCCAACCCTGCAGAATTGCTGTTAAGTCCCCGTATAAAATCTTTGTTGAGTGAAGCTTCCGAAAAATATGACTATGTGCTGGTCGATACGGCGCCCTTAATGGTAGTGACCGATACCTTGCTGATAAGTGAATATGCAGATCACTTGATATATGTAACAAGGGCGGACGTAACCGAAGAAAATGCCGTAGAATATCCCATCAAACTGCAAGAAGAAGGAAAAATAAAAGGACTTTGTTTCGTTGTAAACGATGTGAAGATTTCAGAGTTGGGCTATGGTGGTAAGTATGGCTACGGTTATGGCCGAACCACAAAAAAATGGTGGAAATTCGGGTAG